aatatttcatctGATATTCTAAAATTAggaaaatataaagaaaaaatacacaaaaataggagtaaaatattttgttaaaaagtaATCGATTTTATTGTCATTTTTATTGGCTTATATAATTGAGTGGTAAATATaagcaataaatataatataaaagtatatAAACTTGTTGATCAGTGGACCTACCGGAGATCAAAGGCAACCACCGCAAGTTCCGAACCCTGGTCACCAGCTACATAGGTATTGTTGTGTGTGTTGTTCAACGGGGTGGGTGTTGGTGTAtttcaaaaaattgtttttaaactaTGTTTACCTTATACGAGCTATGAATCTGGCTCTAACAAGACGACGATTCCAAATAAAACACATCCTACGACACTATTTAAGCAGCAttgcaaaaataatttactatagAGCGGCCGTTTTAAGTATGCGTTTTGACATCTGTCAGTTACTCGTAACAATAATGTgcgagataatattatttttatgtaactgACAGATGTCAAAAACCTATACTTTAaacctataataattttttttattgtggcTAATCTTATGTTTTCATCACAGAACTACGTCTCAAGGTTTTTATTTGacttaattaaagttttactaTAACtaccattattttaattttttttaatattaattagtttCGATGTAAGTAGATACATTGAAAATTAAATCAGAGATTCGTcggatttatttaaaaaagatgCACCAACACCTAACCTATTTTGAGTAGGCATTCATTTTTATGATGAATGTTAAGTTTGTATTaacttatattaataaaataatatcaatttaCGGATTTCGTTACACTTGCAATGCAattttaacaattattttttaggaattaggcatgtatttaaatttttaaattgttttttacgTTGATTTCGATTTTTTTCGCATGaccatttattttaaacatgaaaGTCATGCACGTCCCCTGACATTGATCAAGACATTTCTTTTTTACGAAAATAATGTCTGTTTTCCCTTTTTTCCCACAAATTGTCCGAAATTGGATACTGGCGCGCGTCCTTGGAGGTTTGAGTAAGTCGAGATATTTACGATTTTGCGTCGAATGAAGCATGTTCTCTACATTTTTTGAATATCTTTGTGACGTTACGTCCTTGTACTTCCGAACGAAATTGTTATAATCCGTTGAATAATTGAAACTAGTTTGTAGTTATGtagaatattatttatattttttcatgtcATTAAATACTAGAATAGTTTACCTTACTTCATGTATTATAACAATTTCATTGTATGTGATTTTTAGTTCCTCCGTCGTGTAGTAAGCTAGTTCCTATCGCATACAGAGATGTTTTTAActatatattatgtcaaaaagtATTACTTTTATGAAAATGAACctaattgttaattttatttctttgaaTGCAGATGTCCGTATAAGTTCTTTTACTGTGTTTCCCCGTAGTTAGATTTTTGAATGTAGCTTTCATCTAGGATTTCGATAAAgcctttttttccaaaaaagtgTTTTTAAGATTTTGGAACATAACTGTTAATTAAAATCGGGCATATCTTTGGAGGTATTGAAAACTCTTTTTTCGGCGACGAAATTAATatgaaaaacattaaaattcTAATTTTGCTAGTACTATTTTGGAACATGCTATATCTCTGACTttgtaaattatataaattctacCATCGTATTGTTTCCattattctattaaaatattttgcatCGAGAAAGTAAATAAGATATGGAAAATTTTCGGAATGTCCAAAAATAAGGAAATGTTTTTTGTAGAATTTATTACGACTATTCTCCgttttataaaattgtaaatagacgcgaataaattatttttttataattatatcagCATACTATTTCTATGCTACCCTTTCTATACCTTCTAGCATGATTTtcatcgatttttttttctttcttttttcttatctattttttatttttcttagatTAAGcttaaaaaatgttaatttgcGTTTTGACACGcacaagtacataatattaatttgatGCTTTTTTGCAGAgcttatttctattattttttaaaattttttattttacaaagtaTTATTGTggttgattataatattaatttctaaTACTCAGTCGAGATGGTCTAACTCTAAAATAAATTTCCGTGTTTTTTTGTctgatattattaaaaaaccggttGATAAAggtttttgtaatttttgacAGACTCAATATTCTAGActgcaatttaatttaatgtaacatATTTACTATACAAAATGCAATACTGTGAATTTTTGATGAattctttcatttcatttatttaaatcgTTTGAGTGTTACTATAAGCGAAGATCTTAAATTTTGTTCgttcaataaatatatttttacagacCGACTACTATTAATTTTTCTTTGCGGCTTAAGGTATTTTACTGATTTATCGACACTTGATGTTACGAAACCACAATAATGCTTTGCGTCTCGAATCAAAGTGGTATAAGTcacaaaaattgttttttacagcATTGAAACACTCACCGTCGAAAAGAAAGAGCATCTCGAAGCCGTCAAGACCGCAGGAAGAAATCGACACTACAGGTATGCAGTGTATTCTTTTTTGTACTaaaagtgtatttttattattctttatcGAAAAACTACGATTTTttccacaaaaaataataatatggaaaattaaaattttattttttgcatgtcgaaattattttaatatttatttaagtatatatttttgcaTGATTAAATAACCgattttttctattattatatgaataaaaatacactTAAAACGTATATTAGAAATTGTAGTATTTTTAACACAGTAGCTAGGATTCCCTTATTCCTAACAAGCGAATGTGGtcttatatttttttggtacctaccatagataatattattatattatacatttcagtttattttttatccccACCCCTCTACCTCCTATCCGGTGTTTGTTATCCCTTATAGCCGTTGTGCGTTttgtcgtatttttttaatttttcaaaaataaaataacgttgcgtgattttaacttaaattttttaaactggcAGTCCTTTGCctgtgttttatttaattattaaaaaaaaaagaaaagttgtGTTTTCTGTGCTAACGGTGTTCAGTTGACCCGGCATAAGGACAGACGACCGGGGTGACAAAATAAACTGAAATGTACCACAATGTACCACGAAATTAAAACAAACGATTTTTCAAACACAGGCGGAAAAGTCATCGGTCGACCCATAAGGGATTACAACCCAGACTACTTGAGACAGGCTAGGTTATCACCTAGATCTTCATTGAGATCTAGCATGAGCGATTTTACCGATACGACGATATCTACGTGGAACCAAAGGCATCCACCAATACCGACAGAATATCCCTCAGTACTGTCCGATAGATTGAAAATACTAGATAGAGATAGACTACCGTTCCAAAGACGGATAGACTTCGATACTTCGAATCTAACTACACGAGAACCAGGCCCGTCTTACGCTGATAACGTATACAGATCGTCTGTACATGATCGTATGGAATCCTTATCCGACCAACTAACTAAAGTACTAAGTACTGGAGCGGGCAGTTCACATATAAACGGCAGTCTAGCCGATAGcggcatacagacagacaatacaAGCACCAGCGTTCCACAAATATACGTAGCGGACGCACAAACGTACACCCCGGTCGTCAAAATCCTTAAAGACGCTGCAGTCGATACACGGAACGACAATAACCTCCAAGATATACCATTCATCGATGACGACGAAGACAAATCTTGGAAACGACCGACGAACCTTGAAAAACATAAAAGCATGTCCAACATACCTGAAAAAATCGACGAAGTTAGTTCCAAAGAACATTCCAACGAGAGGCTATCGAGTAGCTTGAACCGAGCGAAATCTCCGACATTCGTCGAGAAATTTAAGAAATTCTTCATGGATATTGGACTAGTCAAATCTGATAGCACACCCGACACTACCAACAATGCGCGAGAAGTTAATACACTACCGAAATCTTTAACATCTAGTTATAGAACTAGAAGTGTAACACCTACAATAAGCGAGAATAGAGAAGCGTCGACCCTACCAAAAGATATGCGTTTCCGTAAAGTCAGATCTACACAAACTGTTTATATAAAACCAGAATCTCCTATAATAATACGTAGCGCCAACGAATTTGAATTGAGGAAACACGTTTCTGTCGTTCAACTTAACGGTGATGAATATATCGAGGATTCGGCAACAGAAACAGTTATGAAAGAAATTGTTTATGTACCGAGTTTGGAAAACGCAGCGATCTATCAAGGGAAAGATAGCGGCAGTACTATCATATTTGTACCGCCGGCGGATTGAAGCTTAATTTTATAAGGGTATATGGGCATTAAGTTTGCAGTTAAAGCTATTCGCTTTGCTCGCGCGGTGTTCTAGAgatgttattaatttttttgtaaagctAATTCTGATTAAAGTGGGAGCTTTCACGCTTTAAGATTTCTGATGTAAAATTTTCTCCCAAAATTCGGCTTGAGATTATTATATCTTATCATATCTTATCTTAATTCTATTACTGTCATTTTTAGTTAAATTCTTCCGACATTCAAACTGTCATTCATAATTATTAATCGgccaataatttaatttttggatTGCCTAAGCAGCATCTTCTTGCACTGGTATTTCTGTGCGATTGGGATATATAGAAATTTTCGTATCAAAATTCCCACAGAGAAGTgtcttatttttaaataccatgttttaacagtttttttttttgaaatttttagtgtatattttaaagattgacTATTTGAATTGCTATTTGTGATCTCACCTAATCAGATTTGACTAATACTTCAATCAAATCATTGGAGTTGGAAAATACCTAGATATTATTGTGCACCAAAATAGTATTGTCATACGTTAATAAGTCCTTTTCTTTAacaaagtaatttatttttatggcaaTATTATTCAGTCAtgtaaataaagtttttgttaTGGTACTAAATTTTACGTATGACAATTCACTTTTTGTGACATACATATAAATTGAAAGACTACATTAGTACCTATGTATGAGGTTCTTTTATGAGAATTTAAGCAGTCCTTGGTAGTTTTTCCtgtatttattcctttacttttgcTACCATACAAATCAGGAATTTGATGGTCAAAAATGTAGAAAAACCCAGCTTAGTAGTAAACTTGTCAATGGTGCCAGTACATTATTTTTCCTTAAATGACTTACTGTTTTTGTcaaattttatttgtcaaaaattgtatggtattttttgtcaaattttatattttgtcaaaaattgtatggtatttttttgtcaaattttatttgtcaaaaattgtatggtattTTTTGTCAAAAACAACGATATCAAGTAACTTGtcaacagattacagatagattgagcATTAAAATTTCGGCCTTCAAATAAATTGTAAATCTCAAGCAAAATTCCACCTCTACAACTAGGCTGGGCTCATTTGACTCGATcgaaataattgggtatttgactccaatttttttattactttattataaactaggataaaaataatgacttaaattgaaaaaactaattaaatcgatcgaataacaaaaaagttataagcatttaaatatttctgattagacagaaatagcgatatagcattttgacgtcacaccttactaaatactaatgccatagtagcttcgtgcggtttcatacaaattttcgttttgcgagaaagggatagaagaccctcccactccaaaattaaaatgcctgtaactttgcaaatctttgttggattttaatgtttttttcatcgtacgtcattatttttatcctagtttataataaagtaataatatttgtcaaattcaaaagtaggaaaatacccaattgtgtaattttaaaattaatttatttaaaaaaatctgtatcGAAATATAGTGGTAGGATTgtgtagttaattattatttatttatcataattattttgCATCATTAATttgatttaagtaggtatacatatattgTATACAAGTTGAATGACCCAGTGATGTGTGTAGAACAttcctaaaataatatttgtataatatgaaaaaagTTACTTAGAATGTATAGAAACTTggattgtacataatatatacagtGTGTTTTATTTGTTCTCgggtatgtatgtattataattttaaaataatatcaatcttattatcaaactagctgatgcccgcgacttcgtacgcctgGATTTAgatattcaaaaatcccgtgggaactctttgatttcccgggataaaaatgcctatgtcactctccaggtctttaactatacccatgccatatatgtaaaaaaatcacgtcgatccgttgctctgttgcgacgtgattgaaggacaaatcaacaaacaaacaaacacactttcacatttataatatggatactgaTGAAACGTTGAAATGTTAAAAAACATTGAAACAAAATCTGTTtatattaaaacaatagtatgacattattatgttaatatatgacaataataaaaaacatatgTCACAAAAACTTAGAGCATATTGTAATTTTGTCTGTACATATTGCTGCAGCTGTCAATATTGTCTCAATATTGTAAAAATTAAGTACTAACTTATCTCTGTGGATAGGTATAGCAATAAAATCTGTAAAAGAAGGTCATGTCTACGTGAATTTACTGAAAATTTTATTTCCCAAAAATAGGCTAAAATTGACTTGCCAAAACTAAATTCTGCAAGTTTTATGGACACTTGCCCTTTGAGGCGTAAGTTAACTACTGTATCAATTATTCAATggttacctactatatttaaTTCTATTCatgattattaatttatttaaataatgtatCTTCACAACATTTAGTAATTTTCACTGATTATACAAaacataaaaatcaataaaaagacATAAATAGTTACAGGATGTATAAagacataataaaaaatgtataataattagaacCGTATTCAAatgaatatttgtttttatacatAAGCGTAATTAGATTAAAGGGAAGTTTGGAGAAAATAAAATCTTATGGTGAGATTATATTTTTGTCAGTAAAAATAGTTGAAACTTAATGGTCTAAAATATACTACTACCAAACAACCTTCTATACCCCTTAGGAGTAAGTGAATTCCTTTCTTGCCTGATCTCTACATCATATTACGAGGAACCTCCTTGCCGTTGCAGTAGACATTAAGTAATTTCATgcttagtcagtcagtgagtggtgtTGCGCTTTTCTTATGCCCATTAGTTCGTCTGCGTGAAAGAAGATTTTTAAAAGTCCGTCGGGAGGTTTTTGTTTTCTTAGAATATAATGTAACAAATGGTAACAATCAGAATGACATtctgatacacaaacacttttGTATTTCTACTATTTATAGGGATGGGATGGATTACATTTATGGGCTCAATCTCTCAACCTAATTACGCTTATGATTCTATTGTACCAATATTGCAATGATCACAAAATAATGTTACAatgttacaatataatataaaatgaaattatggAATAAATGAGattttacacaaaataataattgttgtatTGATTTGAATTTACCCGTACCCATTTATAGCTAAAAATAACAGAATGAAATTGGTCTAGTCTAAGATCTTAGCTAAGAGCTAAGATCAGGTCTTGAATAGCAATTTTTAGCAGTTCTACGCTTCACTTGATGGTAAGTGGTAGATATTGCTCTCTAAGATGCAAACGTGCTcatcttaataaaatatatagtcggcgacaggttgacatggcgTGGATGggtatgggggggggggggggcaagccccgcacacctgcgcagcccccgcgctaatccggtgcgggtgacgtgcggggcgttccctccccgattgccatcgcaaCCTGTGAAAGTCGTATCTTATACtttaattatacaaaaatatattacctacaaatataatttaatatacatttctgtaaattaataagtaaatatattgCACGCATTCAATCGGATAGGGGCTACAACTTCAAGTGGCGTCGCCGTGAAAGCAGGTGAGACTGACAGTAAATGCTATAATTATACACCTCTTATACAGTCTGTAAATACATGTAAATGTGACTTCGCTATGTATCTGATAACTATTGTTTGCTTAGAACAGATAAGATATTACATAAATgcctatacatatacatatgtaTAGATTTATGCCGTGTATaattggattttttacaaaaatgaataTAAACACGTAACTTTGCTTATacatatttaaaactaaaaaactaaatatgTTAGAAGCTCAAGTTTATACCCTTATAAGTAATTCATAAAGTAATCTTATTGTCATAATTCTATTCTTTCCATGCTGCTATTGACCTATTGGATCTATATTACTATTGGGTATACCACTTTACTTTAAACCTCTCTTCCTTAAAAATCTGCatgctatatttttatactacaAAATATTCACTCTCAATCTAACAATGCACCAATAATAAATACGATACATTGGCGGTCAAGctcaatacaaaaaatataaatacaaacatGCTATTTTGGACATATAAACCGTCTCCGTATCGCCAAATGTAACTTACTACTAACTACGCTTCCAATTgaaaaaaaacacacaaaaaactTTTGTTACTCCGTGCTTTTAACTAACTCTCCTTCCGGtgccaatataataatactatttacgtgatgtatattttatttatactgtgtatattttcattatttattgtaataaatctaTACAAATTTGTCGAGTTTCTCTTCACCCTGTAGTGTCACTAACCGATGTAACAGCTCAAATTACGCCCACGTCAGTAACTTCGCCGGTTTCTACAGCTGCTAAATTAGCGCCAGCGCTCCCGAAGACGGCGACATCAGAACCTGATGTAGCGTTTCCAGCAGTTCTCAAAGGCTCTCAGAAACAGAGAGTGCCTCCACCCGTCCCGCCACGAGGCTCCCCTAAAACGAAACGGGGAGGCGGCGTCTCTCAAGTTAGCCTTGAGACCAAAGGTGATTATCCAAGCTTGCACATATCCGTTAACGAAATACCACCGCAGACACCCTTAACGAGTAGCGATGACGATTTCGGTTATTATGGGCATGATATGAAATTTAGAAAACCCGCATGCCGTCCTGCACCCTCCATATCCGATCATTCACTTAAAGTTACTAAATTAGCAGCATCGAACTCTTTCTTGGGCTACGCAGATGAAGGAGACAGCATCACACAAAGAAATAATACGGGAAAAGATTTGATAGCACAGTCCACTATGATGGCTAAGTTTAATATAGACAATGCTGTGAGAGAACATCTAGATTCAGGTGATTATGATGATGCATCATTCACTGATTCGAGTGAGGATGAAGTTATTATCGTACATGAAATGCTTGAAGGCAACAAAGTTGTTATTGACACGCTAGATCCTAAATCGAAGCATCTTCTAAGTACATTGACACCTGTTGAAAGCGTTTCAGAGACTCATTCGTATACAAACGAATCGCCTAAAACGAGTCTCGGACAGAAAATGAAATCAAGTTTGATGTCAAGAATAAACACTTTGAAAAAGATACCTACAGTGAACCGGGATTTGAATCTAGAGGCAGAATCAGATGAGAATCCGAAGCGAAATCAAATAGGCGAGAAGAGCAAAGGTGGTTTAATGTACGGGTTATCGAAGAAATTCAATTTCAACCAATCGAAGAAGGATAAGAACCGTGAGGACGCTCGTACGAAGTCTAAACCTAAGATTGAAATCAAAACGTATACAGAAGAACATTCTAGAGACAACGCGAATAAAGATGAAGTAGTTTGCCATAAGAAAGCTAAAACTAAAATTGATATGTTCCAAAAGCACATACTAAAAATTCAAGCAGAAGACAGTGCCTCAGTTGCGTCTTCACGAGATAGTATTCTATCAACTGTTGAAAGTCGTGACTTGTTTAAAGAAACTAAGAAAGTTTTCGAACCAGAACCACCGAAGCCAGCTCCCACCGTAAATAAGAGAcctaattacaataaaaaacgAAGAGCACCAGAACCAGTACCATTGAAAACTAAACCGGGCAATGTTCACGATAAAATAAGGAAGTTTTCTGTAACCATCGTACCTGAACCAAATCCACCGAAATTCGAACCTAAAAAAATAGAAAGACCGAAGCCAAGCGGTGTCATGAAGTTACACGATAATAACATACTATATTATGATATGAGGAAGgaatttgaagaaattgtgtagattacatattttcaaaatgtcATTGTGAAGATATTCCGAGATTTTTAGGCCGAATAAATTGTTTTGAAGCGAAATTGGAAAGAGATTATAAAGcatgttttttttctaaaatacaaATGTCTTTCATGTATTTCGTAGTTTTATTGTGACATAAATTATGTAGTTATCGTTCGCATTGTGATTTGCATTTTTATAAGCTTGCTCTAACTCATGTGATATTTTTGTAATACTGTGTAATATTTGTTttctattattaaattattgcaCTAGGTTTCATCTTATTTCACCTTTTGTTCGTGTTCACGTTTTATTTTCACTTACTTAATCGTTTTGGGCATTAACACTGCCCTTTGTTTGTGTTCACGTTTTATTTTCACCCAATCGTTTTTGGCATTAACACTGCCCTTTGTTTGTGTTCACGTTTTATTTTCACTTGTTTCATCGTTTTGGGCATTAACACTATAAAACACTATAACCAATGTGTTTGTAAAATGATTTAGCATGATACTATTCATCATTAGTAGTTTTACATGTAGCATTTAacctttattattatcaattcgGCACGATTTAAAACTGTGTGTTTATCATGCATAACTTTACTAGTACCTCTCTTCAGTAACTTTACAACTTAGTTAATACTGCCTGCCGTTTAGTGTTCATCATTAACAACAGTAACACGTTTTTAGTCTCTTAAAAAAACACATCGACTATCGTATCATGAAATTCTTCATCAGCGCTATCTTTAGTTCGACTCTAATTTTACTTAATAGTTCATCATATATAACTTTATATGTTGTAACTTTACTACGAGTAACACCTGTTTTCATACGTAACATATCTTCACTACTTAGTAGTCGTAGAAGCGCGTGTCCCTTAATCGTCATCATTAAAGCAAGCGTTGAGTAATACGTTTTTAGTCTCTTAAAAAAATACATCGACATCATTTCTTCATCAGTGCCAGCGCTAACTTTAGTTCGACTCTAGTCTCTAGTTTTACTTAatagttcataatatttttaatgtcaTAGCTTTACTGGCACCTGTTTTCATACGTAACGTATCTTCACTGTTTAGTAATGGCGCGTCTCCCTTAATCGTCATCATTAAAGCAAGCATTTAGTAGGTAGCGTATTCGTCTCTTGAAAAAACATCATCGCACCTATCATGGAATTTTTTTTGACCATAATAAACAATTTAACTTCACCAGTGCCTGCACTGTCTTTAGTTCGACTCTAGTTTCACTTAATTGTTcatcatattatttatatctGATGTCATTGTATAATTCAGCGTGATTAAAAATCTTGTATTTATCATAGGTACATAACTTTACTAGCGCTTATCCTAAAAGTTAATTACTAAAGCAAGCATTTAGTAGCATTTTATCGTCTCTTGAAAAACACATCGACCAccgtataagtcctgcaaattgctattgcgctggaaccgtctcattaacatccaaatgacgtcattttgacgtaaggcgaagtaaaaatataccatcagctcgaaacttcagtctagtgctgacgtcactaaaatggcggccacgcgaattaacaatttgcgggatttgTACTGTAAAATTTCTCGACCTAAATAATTCAACTTCACTAGTGCCTGCACCACTTAAGGCGAAATGCATCTTAAAAGCGGTTTTAAGACACATTTCGAAtattcaaagaatcaagttttgcctcaaaaactacaaatttctttatttattttttaatattataagacTTAAAGATactctttagtgaattacgagagccaaattACGTTTCGAATTtagctcgatacaaaaaaaatcgcgaagtttataattaccagttttattcgattgatataaaaccaagttcaataaaatttcgtgttTACGTTCAACATTCAATACACTAAGCGATTACGTTACACCcgtgtacaacttcaatcccatttcgccttaagtTCGAATGACTTTAGTTTCACTTAATAGTTCATAATATATTTGTTGTGTTCATCATGCATAACTTTACTAGCACGTCTCGTTAGTAACTTTACTACTTAGTTAATAGTGCCTTCCTTTAAACGCTCATCATCAAAGCTAGCACTCTAGTAACGCTAGTTGTTTATAGCTGGGCCGCCTCAATCCTGTTGTTCGACGCCGCCGCCGCCCTTCGAAGAATCTCTGCCTCCGAGGACCAGTCGCACAAACTCATCTTCAACGACCTCCTCAAGTGCATCAGGGAGAAGAAGAGGAGCGTCTAGTGCTGCAAGTGTTATGACAACGTCGTCTGCTTCGTCGTTAGCGTTGACCCCGGCCGCGCTTAGCAGTGCGAGGAGCAATGAAGCTAGGTAAGCTATAGAcgaaggggggagggggggttCTTCCATCATCCCtagacatctaaatatataaaaggaaaaggccgattgatctataaacgcacagctcaagctactggacggatcgggctgaaatttggcatgcagatagctattgtgatgtgggcgtccgctaagaaaggatttttgaaaattcaacccctaaggggttagaataggggtttgaaatttgtgtaatccacgcggacgaagtcgcgagcatgccaaatttcagccagatccgtccagtagtttgagctgtgcgttgatagaacacttagtcagtcaatcagtcaccttttcctttctaatctaatctaatctaaatcagcctgtgctgtcccacgtctgggcaaaggcctccctccgatccttccacaattttctatttcgtgcctcttcaggccacgtaactgtaaatttatctaattcatcacgccaacgtcgcctcggccgaccacgctggcgttgatgattctggggcgtccaaaaagaagcagaaccttttcctttatatataaaaattataaccaCAGCCATTCTTATCCAATTTATACCAGCTGTCATTTGAGGTTTGTGTTATATTTATAGTTACGTAAATAATTTCAGTGTATGTTGGACGCCCCCCGCGTCAGTGGAGGGTTCCACGCCTACGTGGACGGAGGGGACCCCCAGTTTCACGGAGTCCAGTAGTAGTGAACAaggtaattatattattaaagactagatgatgcccgcaacttcgtccgcatagatttaggattttaaaaatctcgaaggaactctttgattttccgggataaaaaattgcttatgtcaatttccgagatgcaagctacctttgtaacatataaatcggttaaacagagtggcctttaagaatcccgtaggagctttttaattttccggaatgtGCCCCTATGCCCCTCCcaggaatgtaagctaactctgtaccaaatttcatcaaaatcggttaaaccgttgggtcGTCAAAAGATTGGtatggattattttatttagtt
The window above is part of the Maniola hyperantus chromosome 27, iAphHyp1.2, whole genome shotgun sequence genome. Proteins encoded here:
- the PIP5K59B gene encoding phosphatidylinositol 4-phosphate 5-kinase type-1 sktl isoform X2; the protein is MASGDTDHIEVMEAVKKAEATGHSGSEDDDRDRVSIAEKNVPYDPAVGPSGAISKVHKSDRKIGHRRVGEGGEITYKKIQSSQIMGSIQLGIQHAIGGLASKPERDLLMQDFMTVETTNFPHEGSNHTPAHHYSEFKFKTYAPIAFRYFRDLFGIQPDDFLMSMCSAPLRELSNPGASGSIFYLTNDDEFIIKTVQHKEGEFLQKLLPGYYLNLDQNPRTLLPKFFGLYCYQCNSKNVRLVAMNNLLPSSVKLHQKYDLKGSTYKRKANKSERQKRSPTYKDLDFMEHHQEGIFLEADTYTALIKTMQRDCRVLESFKIMDYSLLVGIHNLDEAQREKSEARKGTDSAQSDDEADGEPKKSGLNRTRSINRQRLVAHSTAMESIQAESEPIDEEEDVPPGGIPARNARGERLLLFLGIIDILQSYRLRKKLEHTWKSMIHDGDTVSVHRPNFYAQRFLDFMGKHVFKKIPSLDLPEIKGNHRKFRTLVTSYIALKHSPSKRKSISKPSRPQEEIDTTGATTSSGVAVKAVSLTDVTAQITPTSVTSPVSTAAKLAPALPKTATSEPDVAFPAVLKGSQKQRVPPPVPPRGSPKTKRGGGVSQVSLETKGDYPSLHISVNEIPPQTPLTSSDDDFGYYGHDMKFRKPACRPAPSISDHSLKVTKLAASNSFLGYADEGDSITQRNNTGKDLIAQSTMMAKFNIDNAVREHLDSGDYDDASFTDSSEDEVIIVHEMLEGNKVVIDTLDPKSKHLLSTLTPVESVSETHSYTNESPKTSLGQKMKSSLMSRINTLKKIPTVNRDLNLEAESDENPKRNQIGEKSKGGLMYGLSKKFNFNQSKKDKNREDARTKSKPKIEIKTYTEEHSRDNANKDEVVCHKKAKTKIDMFQKHILKIQAEDSASVASSRDSILSTVESRDLFKETKKVFEPEPPKPAPTVNKRPNYNKKRRAPEPVPLKTKPGNVHDKIRKFSVTIVPEPNPPKFEPKKIERPKPSGVMKLHDNNILYYDMRKEFEEIV
- the PIP5K59B gene encoding phosphatidylinositol 4-phosphate 5-kinase type-1 sktl isoform X7, encoding MASGDTDHIEVMEAVKKAEATGHSGSEDDDRDRVSIAEKNVPYDPAVGPSGAISKVHKSDRKIGHRRVGEGGEITYKKIQSSQIMGSIQLGIQHAIGGLASKPERDLLMQDFMTVETTNFPHEGSNHTPAHHYSEFKFKTYAPIAFRYFRDLFGIQPDDFLMSMCSAPLRELSNPGASGSIFYLTNDDEFIIKTVQHKEGEFLQKLLPGYYLNLDQNPRTLLPKFFGLYCYQCNSKNVRLVAMNNLLPSSVKLHQKYDLKGSTYKRKANKSERQKRSPTYKDLDFMEHHQEGIFLEADTYTALIKTMQRDCRVLESFKIMDYSLLVGIHNLDEAQREKSEARKGTDSAQSDDEADGEPKKSGLNRTRNEQGKEDFKTQVKRTQSINRQRLVAHSTAMESIQAESEPIDEEEDVPPGGIPARNARGERLLLFLGIIDILQSYRLRKKLEHTWKSMIHDGDTVSVHRPNFYAQRFLDFMGKHVFKKIPSSLKHSPSKRKSISKPSRPQEEIDTTAAKLAPALPKTATSEPDVAFPAVLKGSQKQRVPPPVPPRGSPKTKRGGGVSQVSLETKGDYPSLHISVNEIPPQTPLTSSDDDFGYYGHDMKFRKPACRPAPSISDHSLKVTKLAASNSFLGYADEGDSITQRNNTGKDLIAQSTMMAKFNIDNAVREHLDSGDYDDASFTDSSEDEVIIVHEMLEGNKVVIDTLDPKSKHLLSTLTPVESVSETHSYTNESPKTSLGQKMKSSLMSRINTLKKIPTVNRDLNLEAESDENPKRNQIGEKSKGGLMYGLSKKFNFNQSKKDKNREDARTKSKPKIEIKTYTEEHSRDNANKDEVVCHKKAKTKIDMFQKHILKIQAEDSASVASSRDSILSTVESRDLFKETKKVFEPEPPKPAPTVNKRPNYNKKRRAPEPVPLKTKPGNVHDKIRKFSVTIVPEPNPPKFEPKKIERPKPSGVMKLHDNNILYYDMRKEFEEIV